From one Coffea eugenioides isolate CCC68of chromosome 11, Ceug_1.0, whole genome shotgun sequence genomic stretch:
- the LOC113754377 gene encoding DNA repair protein UVH3-like — translation MRDENDLECEDGSLGIREEASFSGEYLDIVSKGALEEEANLKEAIRRSLQDLGDQRLVDTPDEDEKCGATAAVVSLSKNSGFIHKEVDGKMSQPPSTFNNQQHESPCHVQENTRSPDGNIVETNSSLDGHLTPYLEGNYGTKDLLPEKACGSYPFVDPLMQDVSGNNTSHQEVCGTPVQEKDVSPFEAQLASGTGDGIVADALHNGFEAEAVVDGHLNRTTEIKGSSLKDLMIDTAQQCREGEVHECGEEHLGKDGSSYGRKEEARLEKEVLLLGEEQRELGDKQKKLERNAESVSSEMFAECQELLQMFGLPFIIAPMEAEAQCAFMELVNLVDGVVTDDSDAFLFGARNVYKNIFDDRKYVETYFMKDIENELGLNREKLIHMALLLGSDYTEGVSGIGIVNAIEVVNAFPEEDGLRRFREWIESPDPSILGKFDLQAGSSSKQIQSQVGETDMNCSDAKLSGVAARDADVSGSVDDTQKLKQIFMNKHRNVSKNWHIPSSFPSDAVISAYSSPQVDKSTEPFSWGKPDHFVLRKLCWEKFGWSTQKADELLLPVLKEYNKRETQLRLEAFYTFNERFAKIRSKRIKKAVRGITGKKSLDLMDESVQDGLISKKKRRRNQDVAAGDKLEEASSGQEYADVGNEAKTTEKVNETELRNIGSLGRPLHPGGGSRNRLPSEENFQGRSRGVTVRKRGKARGRGGASDHPINKGGIKSHSSEYSSSSPDDEIYSDSAQDVQVNFGEQHQVRRSRRPRKEVNYSEFNLKSDDPDWGDESSREGSGARKVSSADLLEDLTAAVPSKINESENLDQELSWEFLEKGDGYGVGKAKEDMGTDQLNSSPSNGIVSDTELSKEYLSVGGGFCLDEDTTDGDLQGSSKCPGKVTTFESDPSKCSGLGEDDISKSPTRAVNPVQAERLGNLDTSYTTTTKNPDESANRDRSEVASFQEIISDDDYGKDSSRYFRAMPNLRRKRRKT, via the exons ATGCGTGATGAGAATGATTTGGAATGTGAGGATGGTTCTCTTGGTATCCGAGAAGAGGCCTCCTTTTCTGGTGAATACTTGGACATTGTTTCTAAAGGTGCTTTGGAAGAAGAAGCTAATCTAAAGGAAGCAATAAGGAGGAGTCTTCAGGACCTGGGTGATCAAAGGCTTGTTGATACACCTGATGAGGATGAAAAGTGTGGAGCAACGGCAGCAGTGGTTAGTTTGAGCAAGAATTCTGGGTTTATTCATAAAGAAGTGGATGGAAAAATGTCACAACCTCCCTCCACATTTAATAATCAACAGCATGAGTCCCCTTGTCATGTTCAAGAGAACACCAGGAGTCCTGATGGTAACATTGTGGAGACCAATAGTTCTTTGGACGGCCACTTGACTCCATATTTAGAAGGTAATTATGGTACGAAGGATCTTTTGCCTGAAAAAGCATGTGGAAGCTACCCATTCGTAGACCCACTAATGCAAGATGTGAGTGGAAATAATACTTCGCACCAAGAAGTATGTGGCACCCCTGTACAAGAAAAGGATGTTTCACCATTCGAAGCGCAGCTTGCTTCTGGCACTGGGGATGGAATTGTTGCAG ATGCTTTACATAATGGGTTTGAGGCTGAGGCAGTAGTAGATGGCCATTTGAATAGGACAACTGAAATAAAAGGATCCTCTTTGAAAGATTTAATGATTGACACTGCTCAACAATGCAGAGAGGGAGAAGTTCATGAATGTGGAGAAGAACATTTGGGTAAAGATGGTTCATCATATGGCAGAAAGGAAGAAGCTAGATTGGAGAAGGAAGTGCTACTTTTAGGTGAGGAGCAGAGAGAACTTGGAGATAAGCAGAAAAAGCTTGAGCGAAATGCTGAATCAGTAAGCAGTGAAATGTTTGCTGAATGCCAG GAGTTACTTCAAATGTTTGGCTTACCTTTTATTATTGCACCCATGGAAGCTGAAGCTCAATGTGCATTCATGGAACTTGTAAACCTTGTTGATGGTGTAGTTACTGATGATTCCGATGCATTCTTGTTTGGCGCACGAAATGTCTACAAGAACATTTTTGATGATCGCAAGTATGTCGAGACATATTTTATGAAG GACATAGAGAATGAGCTTGGCTTAAATCGGGAAAAGTTAATTCATATGGCACTGCTGCTTGGAAGTGACTACACTGAAGGTGTAAG TGGAATTGGCATTGTAAATGCTATCGAGGTTGTAAATGCTTTCCCTGAAGAGGATGGCCTCCGTAGATTTCGTGAGTGGATTGAATCACCAGATCCATCCATTTTGGGAAAGTTTGATTTGCAAGCAGGGAGTAGCTCAAAGCAGATACAGTCACAAGTTGGTGAGACTGATATGAATTGCTCAGATGCCAAGTTAAGTGGAGTTGCTGCACGTGATGCAGATGTTTCTGGGTCTGTTGATGACACCCAAAAGTTGAAGCAGATTTTTATGAATAAGCAT AGAAATGTGAGCAAAAACTGGCACATTCCTTCTTCTTTCCCGAGTGATGCTGTTATTTCAGCATATTCATCTCCACAAGTAGATAAGTCAACCGAGCCTTTCTCGTGGGGGAAGCCAGATCATTTTGTTCTCCGCAA ATTGTGTTGGGAGAAATTTGGATGGAGCACCCAAAAGGCAGATGAACTATTGCTTCCTGTATTGAAGGAGTACAATAAACGCGAG ACTCAACTGCGGTTGGAAGCATTTTACACATTCAATGAAAGATTTGCAAAAATTCGGAGTAAGAGGATCAAAAAAGCTGTCAGAGGTATAACAGGGAAGAAATCCTTGGACTTGATGGATGAGTCTGTGCAAGATGGCCTGAtaagtaaaaagaaaagaagaagaaaccaAGATGTTGCGGCGGGGGACAAACTAGAAGAAGCTTCCAGTGGACAAGAATATGCAGATGTTGGGAATGAGGCCAAGACTACagaaaaagtaaatgaaacgGAGTTGAGAAATATAGGATCCCTGGGACGACCTTTACACCCTGGTGGTGGGAGTAGGAACAGATTACCCAGTGAGGAAAACTTTCAAGGTCGAAGTAGAGGAGTTACTGTTAGGAAAAGAGGTAAAGCTAGAGGTAGAGGTGGAGCAAGTGATCATCCTATTAACAAAGGAGGAATTAAATCTCATTCTTCAGAATATTCTTCATCTAGCCCGGATGATGAAATCTATAGCGACAGTGCGCAAGATGTCCAAGTTAATTTTGGAGAGCAACACCAAGTACGAAGA TCGAGAAGGCCTCGGAAGGAAGTGAACTACTCTGAGTTTAACTTGAAATCTGATGATCCCGATTGGGGTGATGAAAGCTCCAGGGAGGGTAGTGGAGCAAGGAAAGTGTCGTCTGCAGACTTGCTCGAGGATCTTACAGCAGCTGTTCCAAGCAAAATTAATGAGAGTGAAAATCTTGATCAAGAACTGTCCTGGGAATTTCTCGAAAAGGGTGATGGATATGGTGTTGGCAAAGCTAAAGAAGATATGGGGACAGATCAACTAAACTCCAGTCCTTCCAATGGTATCGTTTCCGATACCGAGTTATCCAAAGAATACCTGTCAGTGGGAGGTGGATTTTGCTTGGACGAAGATACTACTGATGGGGACTTGCAGGGATCATCTAAGTGCCCGGGGAAAGTGACGACATTTGAATCTGATCCATCAAAGTGCTCGGGATTGGGGGAAGATGACATCAGTAAGAGCCCCACCAGAGCAGTGAACCCTGTTCAGGCGGAGAGACTGGGGAACCTGGATACTTCGTATACCACCACCACCAAGAATCCAGATGAGAGTGCAAATAGGGATAGGTCGGAGGTAGCAAGCTTTCAGGAAATTATCAGCGACGATGATTATGGTAAGGATTCTTCCAGATATTTCCGTGCAATGCCAAATTTaaggagaaaaagaaggaaaacttGA